CGTAGGAACCTTGGAATCAAGTGATTTAATGATTACCCTCAAACCGAATATCAGTGGCATTCAAGTTGACCTAGAAAGTAACGTTAAAAAGCAATTTGGCACCCACATTACGACGCTAATTATTGAAACTTTACAGCACTTTGGTGTGACAGATATTCAAGTGATAGCTGTTGATAAAGGGGCTTTGGATTGTACGATTAAAGCCCGAACAATTGCGGCAATTTATCGGTTACAAGGGAAAACTGACTATGATTGGGAGGCGATTAACGCATGGCACGTTTAAGAAGAACCATGATGTTTGTCCCAGGAGCCAACCCGGCGATGTTGCGCGATGCCATCTTATATGGCGCCGACTCGATTATGTTTGATTTAGAAGATGCCGTTTCATTAAAAGAAAAAGATACAGCACGTATATTAGTCTATTCCGCTTTAAAAACGTTCGATTATACGGCAGTTGAGACCGTGGTGCGTGTGAATGCCTTGAATGCCGGTGGTAAGCAAGATATCGAAGCAATGATTTTAGGTGGAATTGATGTCATTCGTTTGCCGAAGACGGAAACGGCGCAAGATATTGTGGCCGTTGATGAGACGATTACAGCCGTTGAAACTAAATATCAGTTAACCGTGGGCAAAACTAAAATGATGGCTGCGATTGAATCAGCTGAGGGTGTTTTGAATGCGCGTGAAATTGCTCAAGCATCTGATCGGATGATTGGTATCGCGTTAGGGGCCGAGGATTATGTGACAAGCCAGAAAACTCGGCGATACGCGGATGGGGCTGAATTGTTTTTTGCCCGTAATTATATTTTACATGCTGCTCGTGCTACTGGAATTGCCGCCATTGATACCGTTTATTCGGACGTTGACAATGAAGCTGGTTTGCAACGTGAAACTGAATTAGTTAAGCAACTTGGATTCGATGGTAAGTCGGTTATTAATCCACGTCAGATTCCAATTATTAATCGGGTTTATGCACCAACTAGTCAGGAAGTGCAAAAAGCGCAAGAAATGATGGCTGGAATTAAAGCAGCTGAAGCTAAAGGGGCTGGCGTGATTGCGGTGAATGGTCAGATGGTAGATAAGCCAGTAGTTGAACGAGCTGAGCGGGTCTTAGCTTTAGCAAAAGCAACTAATATGGAGGTGAACTAAAGATGGTTGTTAATCAAGTGAAACGTGAGATTCCAGCAAAATATGCAACGCAATATGGGGTCTATACCGGTGAATTTACACATATTGAACACTACCAGGAGGCAACCCGCCGGATAAAGCCACTTCAGCCACATACTAGTAAATTAGTTGCCAGTATTCACGATGCCATTGTTAAGACTGGTTTAAAAGACGGGATGACGATTTCATTTCATCATCATTTCCGGGAAGGCGATTATGTTATGAACTTGGTGTTGGCTGAAATTGCTAAGATGGGTATTAAAAACTTGTCCATTGCACCGAGTTCAATTGCTAATGTGCATGCGCCCTTAATTGACCATATCAAAAATGGTGTGGTGACTAATATTACTTCCAGTGGGTTACGTGATAAGGTTGGTGCGGCTATTTCCAGTGGTATTATGGCTAATCCAGTCGTTATTCGGTCACATGGAGGTCGCGCCCGGGCAATTGTACGAGGAGATATTCATATTGATATTGCTTTTTTAGGCGCACCAAGTGCTGATATCTATGGCAATATTAACGGTACCCATGGCAAGGCCACTTGCGGTTCATTGGGGTATGCCATGGTTGATGCTAAGTATGCTGATCAAGTGGTCGCAATCACAGATACCTTAATGCCTTATCCCAATACCCCCATCAGCATTCCGCAAACCGATGTGGATTATGTGGTCCAAGTGGATGAAATCGGGGATCCAGATGGCATTGCCAAAGGAGCTACCCGGTTTACTAAGAATCCGAAAGAATTATTAATTGCCGAATATGCAGCTAAAGTTATCACGGCTTCTAGCTATTTCAAAACTGGTTTTTCTTTTCAGACCGGAAGTGGCGGGGCGGCACTAGCAGTGAGCCGTTTTTTACGCCAAACGATGATTGATCAAAATGTTAAAGCGAGTTTTGCGCTTGGCGGCATTACCAATGCAATGGTTGAGATGCAAAAAGAAGGTCTGGTTGATAAGCTGATGGACGTGCAAGACTTTGATCACCCAGCAGCCATTTCGTTGGCTGAGAATGCCAATCATTATGAAATCGATGCGACCATGTATGCCTCGCCTTTGAGCAAAGGGGCTGTCATTAATCAATTAGATGTGGCAATCTTATCAGCGTTAGAAATTGATACTGACTTTAACGTTAACGTTATTACGGGGTCAGATGGTGTTTTGCGAGGTGCTTCCGGTGGCCATTGTGATACGAGTGCCGCTTGCAAGTTAAGCATGGTGATTGCACCGGTAGTTCGTGGTTGCATCCCAACTATTGTAGATGCAGTAACGACTGTGATTACGCCAGGTGCTAGTGTTGACGTGGTTGTGACTGAACTAGGAATTGCGATTAATCCACAACGACCAGACTTAATTGCAATGTTTAAAGACTTAAAGGTTCCTCAATTAACGATTACAGAACTTAAAGACCGAGCGTATGCGATTACTGGCGTACCAGCTAAGATTGAACATGGTGATCAAACCGTAGCCTTAATTGAATATCGGGATGGGACCTTAATTGATGTGGTTAAAAATGTCTAAGTCATTTCAGAATTTGACTGGGCCAGTCATTACCTTACCACAAATGTTAGCGACTAGGGATTGGCGGTCTGCCCAACAATTAAAGCTGTTGCAAACTTACCTTGGCACAACTTTAATTTGGTCTTCCGTCCGGATTCCAGGGCCGATTAAAACCGGTCCACGGCTCGTGACTGCGTACCAAACGGTATTGGCACACTTAAATCAATATTATGGGCTGCGAGTACTGGCATCAGGGCAATTTAATCGGGCCACAGGCTTCGAGTTTTACTTGATTTTGGATCAAACTGCCAGCAGGGTTAAGCGGCACTTAATTATGATTGAACAGTCTCCTGGTTTTAGTCAATTGTGTGACTTAGACGTCTTAACATTAGTTAATAACCAGTTACACCAGACTAATCGGCACGGCTTGGATTTACCGGTGCGTCCCTGTTTGATTTGTGGTGCAGATGCTAAAGTTTGTAGTCGATCACGTCGGCATGGGTTAATTGATGTTCAGCGGACCATTGATGAGATTATCACAGTAGGGTGGCGAGAAATTTGAGTAAGCAAAAAGTTGAACTTACGGAAACAGTTTTACGTGATGGGCAGCAAAGCTTAATTGCGACGCGGATGCCAATCACGGATATGGTACCGATTTTGGATAAATTAGACCAAGCTGGCTATCATGCGTTAGAGGTCTGGGGCGGGGCGACTTTTGATGCTTGTTTACGTTATTTAGATGAAGATCCTTGGGAACGATTACGGGTTATTCGCCAGCACACACACCATACGAAGCTACAAATGTTACTGCGGGGGCAAAATATTCTGGGTTATAAAAATTATGCTGATGACGTTGTGACGGCTTTTGTGCAAAAATCATTAGCGAATGGGATTGATATTATTCGGATGTTTGATGCTTTAAATGATACCCGTAACTTAAAAACGGCTTTAGCTGCGACCAAAAAATATGGTGGGCATGCCCAAATGACGATTGCGTATACAACTAGTGACTTTCATACGATTCCATATTACGTTAAGCTGGCTAAAGAAATGACGGCGATGGGGGCCGATTCACTATGTATTAAGGACATGGCGGGTATTTTAACGCCACAGCGGGCTTACGATTTAGTTAGCGAATTAAAAGCCACCATCACGATTCCAATTGAAATCCATACCCATGCGACAAGTGGGATTGCGACGATGACTTATTTAAAAGCCATTGAAGCTGGTGCTGATATTATTGATACGGCAAGTTCACCATTCGCTGGTGGAACTAGTCAGCCAGCTACGGAATCAATGTTAGTCGCTTTGAAAGACTTAGGTTATGACTTACGGGTTAATCCAACGTTAGCGGCTGAAATTGCAGCCTATTTTGCGCCAATTCGGGATCGGTTTCGTCAAGCCGGTGGTCTAAATCCTAAAGTGATGGACGTTCAACCGAAATCCCTACGTTATCAGGTTCCTGGTGGAATGTTATCTAATTTGTTGGCACAGCTTAAAGATGCGGGTCAAGCGGCATTGTATGAGCAGGTCTTGAATGAAGTCCCTAAAGTTCGTGCTGATTTGGGCTATCCACCGTTGGTAACGCCCTTATCGCAGATGGTCGGGACCCAATCTTTGATGAATGTGATGAGCGGTGAGCGCTATCAGTTAATTCCAAATGAAATAAAAGACTATGTTCGTGGCTTATATGGGCGGCCACCAGTGGCAATTGCGCCGGCGATGATCAAGAAAATCATCGGTGATGAACGCCCAATTACGACTCGACCCGCGGATGACATTGCCCCTCAATTACCGAAATTCAAAGCTGAAATTGGCGATTACGCCCATAGTTTAGAAGATGTTTTAACTTATGGGTTGTTCCCAGATCAAGGGCGCGACTTCTTAGGGCGGCGTGAAGATCGGTTTTATGATGTGCCCGTTCAAAAGATTAAACTTGAGTTTACGTCCGAAAGTTAACGAAAAGGGTTACTGAAAAAGCCGGAGATTACAGCTCCGAGCTTTTTTAGTCTAAAAAACTATTCTTTGCACACTCCGGGTAACGCTTACATACTCTGATATAATAGAAAGAAATAGGAGAAAAGCAAATGGATGCTACCGTGCAAGCAGTTGCTAATAATTTAGATTTGTCACAGAACAAGCCCCTCAAAGATGCGCTTTTTGATGCGCTACGGAAAACGATTATTTTAGGTGACATTTCGGCTGGAACGCACATTAATGAAAAAAAGTTATCGGAAGAATTAAATGTTAGTCGGACCCCCATTCGGCATGCATTGCGACGGTTAGCTAGTGAAAATTTAGTTGAAAGTATTCCTGGTGTTAGCATGGTTGTACGAGGTATTACGATTAAAGATGCTTATGAAATTTTTGATATCCGCAAAGAGTTAGACTCGCTGGCGACCCGCAAAGCGATGTTGCGGATGACAGCGGCTGATTTTACAACGTTGCGTGAGCTCTTGGAACAGACCGAGCGAGAATTGGATGAAGTCCCAGATATTATGATGATTAGCTATTTTACTGATTTTAACCAGTTTATTTATCAGCATTGTGACATGCCCCATCTCGTGACAATCGTTTTTAAATTACAAGCTTACTTAGTTTATTTTCGCGATATCTCAATTGTGTCTCGTGAGCGCCGAGGTTTGGCGCTACAAGAACATTGGCGAATTTATCAAGCAATGGTTAATCAGGACGAGGTTCAGATTAATTTAATTATTCGTGAACATTTGGGACAATCGCTACAGTTTATCATTAAAGAAATGAGGGCACACAACCTTGATTAATACGCATGACTTGACGGTGTTGCCACGTTTAGCGCAACAATCGCTGCTAATTGAGGTATCCCTAGCGCCGAAACCGGGATTAGTGGATCCCTTTTCAGCGGGGGCCCATGTTGATATGGACTATGATCTGTTTTTGACCAGTATTCAAGCCTGGTCACCATATTTAAAACAATACTTGACGATTGGTGCAACATGTCCGACGCTGACGACTTTATTTACGGCGTTGCGGCAAGTAGGTGCACAAGGGGAAACTGCGATGTTAGCGGCAACGCATCAAATTAATACCCATAAGGGCGCTAATTTTTCTTACGCTATCTTATTGGGAGCATTGGGATGGTGTTTAAAGACGCAAACACTAAAGCAATTGTGTGAGCAGCGCTTTACAGCGGTTTTTAAGACGGTCCAAATGATGACAACGGGCATCACGGCCGCGGATTTTGCGCATGTTTTAGCTAAACCACATTGGTCATATGGTGAGGCACTCTATGTAAAGGAAGGGGTAACGGGAATTCGTGGTGAAGCTGAGGCTGGTTACCCCATGTTACAAAACGTCGCCTTACCATTTTTAGCACAGCACGCTACGCTACCAATGACCTTACGTTATTTGCAACTAATGGTTTATCTAATGGCAACGCTCGAAGATGTCAATCTTTTGCATCGGGGTGGGCGGTCCGGATTAATACGGGTTCAACAGGCGGCTCAGGCTATTTTAGATCAAGGCTTAACGACGGCCCTGGACTGGACGCAAGCGTTAAATAGTCTGGATCAACAGCTCATTAACTGGCACTTGAGTCCTGGTGGTACCGCTGATTTATTGGCGCTAAGTATTTTCTTTGACCAAGTGAGGGTATCACCGTTATCATGGGATGTAATCGCTAAGTGATCTAAACAGGAAGTATGATACAATTAGAAAGAATTTAGCTAAAATGATATTATAAGTAAATTTATAACGGGTTGAAGGGAATTAAAATCATGGCAGAGACAAAACCAACATATTATATTACAACACCGATTTATTACCCCTCGGGTAAACTACACATCGGGAACTCCTACACGACGATTGCGTGTGACACTTTAGCACGTTATAAGCGGGCGATGGGTTACGATGTCTTTTTCCTAACTGGGACGGATGAACACGGCTTAAAAATCGAAGAAAAAGCTGAAAAGCTAAATACTGATCCTAAAACTTACGTTGATGGGATGGCAAAACAAATTAAAGACTTATGGAAATTGTTGGAGATTTCCAATACTAAGTTTATTCGGACGACGGATGATTACCATGAACAAGCTGTCCAAACAATTTTTGAACGTCTACTTAAAAAGGGCGATATTTATTTAGGCCATTATGAAGGCTGGT
This region of Lactobacillus sp. CBA3605 genomic DNA includes:
- the citF gene encoding citrate lyase subunit alpha; this encodes MVVNQVKREIPAKYATQYGVYTGEFTHIEHYQEATRRIKPLQPHTSKLVASIHDAIVKTGLKDGMTISFHHHFREGDYVMNLVLAEIAKMGIKNLSIAPSSIANVHAPLIDHIKNGVVTNITSSGLRDKVGAAISSGIMANPVVIRSHGGRARAIVRGDIHIDIAFLGAPSADIYGNINGTHGKATCGSLGYAMVDAKYADQVVAITDTLMPYPNTPISIPQTDVDYVVQVDEIGDPDGIAKGATRFTKNPKELLIAEYAAKVITASSYFKTGFSFQTGSGGAALAVSRFLRQTMIDQNVKASFALGGITNAMVEMQKEGLVDKLMDVQDFDHPAAISLAENANHYEIDATMYASPLSKGAVINQLDVAILSALEIDTDFNVNVITGSDGVLRGASGGHCDTSAACKLSMVIAPVVRGCIPTIVDAVTTVITPGASVDVVVTELGIAINPQRPDLIAMFKDLKVPQLTITELKDRAYAITGVPAKIEHGDQTVALIEYRDGTLIDVVKNV
- the citG gene encoding triphosphoribosyl-dephospho-CoA synthase CitG, with the translated sequence MINTHDLTVLPRLAQQSLLIEVSLAPKPGLVDPFSAGAHVDMDYDLFLTSIQAWSPYLKQYLTIGATCPTLTTLFTALRQVGAQGETAMLAATHQINTHKGANFSYAILLGALGWCLKTQTLKQLCEQRFTAVFKTVQMMTTGITAADFAHVLAKPHWSYGEALYVKEGVTGIRGEAEAGYPMLQNVALPFLAQHATLPMTLRYLQLMVYLMATLEDVNLLHRGGRSGLIRVQQAAQAILDQGLTTALDWTQALNSLDQQLINWHLSPGGTADLLALSIFFDQVRVSPLSWDVIAK
- a CDS encoding oxaloacetate decarboxylase subunit alpha; translation: MSKQKVELTETVLRDGQQSLIATRMPITDMVPILDKLDQAGYHALEVWGGATFDACLRYLDEDPWERLRVIRQHTHHTKLQMLLRGQNILGYKNYADDVVTAFVQKSLANGIDIIRMFDALNDTRNLKTALAATKKYGGHAQMTIAYTTSDFHTIPYYVKLAKEMTAMGADSLCIKDMAGILTPQRAYDLVSELKATITIPIEIHTHATSGIATMTYLKAIEAGADIIDTASSPFAGGTSQPATESMLVALKDLGYDLRVNPTLAAEIAAYFAPIRDRFRQAGGLNPKVMDVQPKSLRYQVPGGMLSNLLAQLKDAGQAALYEQVLNEVPKVRADLGYPPLVTPLSQMVGTQSLMNVMSGERYQLIPNEIKDYVRGLYGRPPVAIAPAMIKKIIGDERPITTRPADDIAPQLPKFKAEIGDYAHSLEDVLTYGLFPDQGRDFLGRREDRFYDVPVQKIKLEFTSES
- the citX gene encoding citrate lyase holo-[acyl-carrier protein] synthase, with product MSKSFQNLTGPVITLPQMLATRDWRSAQQLKLLQTYLGTTLIWSSVRIPGPIKTGPRLVTAYQTVLAHLNQYYGLRVLASGQFNRATGFEFYLILDQTASRVKRHLIMIEQSPGFSQLCDLDVLTLVNNQLHQTNRHGLDLPVRPCLICGADAKVCSRSRRHGLIDVQRTIDEIITVGWREI
- a CDS encoding aldolase/citrate lyase family protein, giving the protein MARLRRTMMFVPGANPAMLRDAILYGADSIMFDLEDAVSLKEKDTARILVYSALKTFDYTAVETVVRVNALNAGGKQDIEAMILGGIDVIRLPKTETAQDIVAVDETITAVETKYQLTVGKTKMMAAIESAEGVLNAREIAQASDRMIGIALGAEDYVTSQKTRRYADGAELFFARNYILHAARATGIAAIDTVYSDVDNEAGLQRETELVKQLGFDGKSVINPRQIPIINRVYAPTSQEVQKAQEMMAGIKAAEAKGAGVIAVNGQMVDKPVVERAERVLALAKATNMEVN
- the citD gene encoding citrate lyase acyl carrier protein, whose amino-acid sequence is MQTPQTITVGTLESSDLMITLKPNISGIQVDLESNVKKQFGTHITTLIIETLQHFGVTDIQVIAVDKGALDCTIKARTIAAIYRLQGKTDYDWEAINAWHV
- a CDS encoding GntR family transcriptional regulator: MDATVQAVANNLDLSQNKPLKDALFDALRKTIILGDISAGTHINEKKLSEELNVSRTPIRHALRRLASENLVESIPGVSMVVRGITIKDAYEIFDIRKELDSLATRKAMLRMTAADFTTLRELLEQTERELDEVPDIMMISYFTDFNQFIYQHCDMPHLVTIVFKLQAYLVYFRDISIVSRERRGLALQEHWRIYQAMVNQDEVQINLIIREHLGQSLQFIIKEMRAHNLD